In Geopsychrobacter electrodiphilus DSM 16401, a single window of DNA contains:
- the recR gene encoding recombination mediator RecR — protein sequence MLGSLPSFARLVAELGKLPGIGGKTATRLAFHLLRKSQEDVQALATAMVEMKRNLSFCVRCFNIAEGELCRICTDAGRDESCLCVVQEPQDLIAIERSHGFRGQYHVLHGALSPLDGVGPEDLKLPQLLERLRGDKIHEVLVATSFTVEGEATALYLARILKDTGIKMTRLAHGIPLGSDLEYIDSATVHQAIDSRREF from the coding sequence ATGCTAGGCTCGCTCCCATCTTTTGCCAGATTGGTCGCCGAACTCGGCAAGCTCCCGGGGATTGGCGGTAAGACCGCCACGCGACTGGCGTTTCATCTGTTGCGCAAATCGCAGGAAGACGTTCAGGCTCTGGCAACCGCGATGGTAGAGATGAAGCGTAATCTCTCTTTCTGCGTCCGTTGCTTCAATATCGCCGAAGGCGAACTGTGCCGCATCTGCACTGATGCTGGCCGGGATGAGAGTTGTCTTTGTGTTGTGCAGGAACCGCAGGATCTGATTGCGATCGAACGCAGCCATGGCTTTCGCGGGCAGTATCATGTTTTGCATGGCGCCCTCTCGCCCCTTGATGGCGTTGGTCCTGAGGACCTCAAACTTCCGCAACTGCTTGAGCGGCTCAGGGGCGACAAGATTCACGAAGTTCTGGTCGCGACCAGCTTCACCGTAGAAGGGGAGGCGACGGCGCTCTATCTGGCCCGGATCCTCAAGGATACAGGGATTAAGATGACGCGCCTGGCTCATGGCATCCCTCTGGGGAGTGATCTCGAGTACATCGATTCGGCTACGGTCCATCAGGCGATTGATAGCCGGCGTGAATTCTAG
- the fsa gene encoding fructose-6-phosphate aldolase, protein MKFFIDTAEVAEIRAANELGLVDGVTTNPSLIAKSGRDFKEVITEITGIVDGPISAEVIALDAPGMVKEGRDLAAIHPNIVVKVPMTEEGLKATRIFSNEGIKTNVTLIFSAVQALLAAKAGASYVSPFVGRLDDVGHDGMELVEQIRTLLDNYGYETEIIVASIRNPLHVLNAGLIGADICTIPYSVMQQLTKHPLTDAGIDKFLADWKKR, encoded by the coding sequence ATGAAATTTTTTATCGATACCGCCGAAGTCGCTGAAATCCGCGCCGCCAATGAACTGGGCCTCGTCGATGGCGTCACCACCAATCCATCGTTGATTGCCAAGAGTGGTCGTGACTTCAAAGAGGTCATCACTGAAATCACCGGAATTGTCGATGGCCCGATCTCGGCCGAAGTGATCGCGCTTGACGCGCCGGGAATGGTCAAGGAAGGACGTGATCTGGCCGCGATTCACCCGAACATTGTGGTCAAGGTGCCGATGACCGAGGAAGGGCTTAAGGCGACCCGTATCTTCAGCAATGAAGGGATCAAAACCAACGTCACCCTGATCTTCAGTGCAGTTCAGGCACTCCTGGCGGCCAAGGCTGGCGCCAGTTATGTTTCGCCGTTTGTTGGGCGTCTTGATGACGTCGGCCATGACGGGATGGAATTAGTCGAACAGATCCGCACCCTGTTAGATAACTACGGTTATGAAACCGAAATTATTGTCGCCTCTATCCGCAACCCCCTGCATGTGCTGAACGCCGGACTGATCGGTGCAGATATCTGCACCATCCCTTATAGCGTCATGCAGCAATTAACTAAACATCCATTGACCGATGCCGGCATCGACAAATTCCTGGCCGATTGGAAAAAACGCTAG
- the folK gene encoding 2-amino-4-hydroxy-6-hydroxymethyldihydropteridine diphosphokinase — MKSVQKTSVFLGLGGNLGDPLAAFRRTRQALGEHPAVSDCQASPLYQTPPVGGPAGQPDYLNAVLRLETQLRPRELLALCLGIEQAEGRERLEHWGARTLDIDLLLHGQHQIKEEDLEIPHPRMLERRFVLEPLVALSPDLCHPISRLKLSETLSRLPEIKNILLLTLTW, encoded by the coding sequence ATGAAATCTGTGCAAAAAACTTCAGTATTTTTGGGACTGGGTGGCAATCTGGGCGATCCCCTCGCGGCGTTCCGACGCACTCGTCAGGCATTGGGCGAGCATCCCGCTGTCAGCGACTGTCAAGCCTCCCCGCTCTACCAGACCCCACCAGTGGGTGGCCCGGCAGGACAACCCGATTACCTCAATGCGGTTCTGCGGCTTGAAACGCAGCTCAGGCCACGGGAACTGTTAGCCCTCTGTCTGGGGATCGAACAGGCCGAAGGTCGTGAACGGTTGGAACACTGGGGGGCGCGCACCCTCGACATTGATCTGTTGCTCCACGGTCAACACCAGATCAAGGAAGAGGACCTCGAAATTCCTCATCCCCGGATGCTTGAGCGCCGCTTTGTGCTGGAGCCCCTGGTTGCTCTGTCACCCGACCTCTGCCATCCGATCTCCAGACTAAAGTTGTCTGAAACGCTCAGTCGGTTACCGGAGATCAAAAACATACTGCTGCTAACCCTGACCTGGTAG
- the sucC gene encoding ADP-forming succinate--CoA ligase subunit beta, translating into MNIHEYQAKAILRNFGVPVPDGHVVYNSNSARDWAKRLGEGPWAVKAQIHAGGRGKGGGVKIAKTADEVKQFTRDMMGMTLVTHQTGPEGKLVKRVLIESGCNIADEFYVSFLVDRGTSKVTLMASAEGGMDIEEVAANTPEKLFFEVIDPVVGLTAFQARKVAFKLGFAIAQVKQAVPLLMNLYTAFIEADCALLEINPLVLTADGKLLCLDAKLNIDDNALFRHIRIRDLRDYDEEDPMETAASQYDLSYIALDGNIGCMVNGAGLAMATMDIIQHYGAAPANFLDVGGSATIERVTEAFKIILSDKKVEGILVNIFGGIMKCDVIATGIVEAAKQVGVKIPLVVRLEGTNVALGKKILAESGLDIVTADGMADAAQKIVTAVKG; encoded by the coding sequence ATGAATATTCACGAGTATCAGGCAAAAGCGATCCTAAGGAACTTTGGGGTACCGGTTCCGGATGGTCACGTCGTGTACAACAGTAATTCGGCGCGAGACTGGGCCAAACGTCTGGGCGAAGGGCCCTGGGCGGTCAAGGCCCAGATCCATGCCGGGGGCCGGGGCAAGGGTGGCGGGGTCAAGATCGCCAAAACCGCCGACGAGGTCAAACAATTCACCCGCGACATGATGGGGATGACTCTGGTCACACATCAGACCGGCCCCGAGGGGAAACTGGTCAAACGGGTCCTGATCGAATCTGGCTGCAACATTGCCGATGAATTTTATGTCTCCTTTCTGGTTGATCGCGGAACCTCAAAGGTCACCCTGATGGCGTCAGCCGAGGGGGGGATGGATATCGAAGAGGTCGCCGCCAATACGCCGGAAAAACTCTTCTTCGAGGTGATCGATCCCGTAGTCGGCCTGACCGCCTTTCAGGCGCGTAAAGTGGCCTTCAAGCTCGGCTTCGCCATCGCTCAGGTCAAGCAGGCAGTCCCGCTGTTGATGAACCTCTATACCGCCTTTATTGAAGCCGACTGCGCCCTGCTGGAGATCAACCCGCTGGTGCTGACCGCCGACGGTAAACTGCTCTGTCTGGATGCCAAGCTCAACATCGACGACAACGCGCTCTTCCGCCATATCCGCATCCGTGATCTGCGTGACTACGATGAAGAGGATCCGATGGAGACCGCGGCCTCGCAGTATGACCTCTCCTATATCGCCCTCGACGGCAATATCGGCTGCATGGTTAATGGTGCCGGTCTGGCGATGGCGACCATGGACATCATCCAGCACTACGGAGCGGCTCCCGCCAACTTTCTCGATGTTGGCGGCAGCGCAACCATCGAACGTGTCACCGAAGCCTTCAAGATCATCCTCTCTGACAAAAAGGTCGAAGGGATCCTGGTCAACATCTTCGGCGGCATCATGAAGTGTGATGTGATTGCCACCGGTATCGTCGAAGCGGCCAAACAGGTCGGCGTCAAGATCCCATTGGTCGTGCGTCTTGAAGGAACAAATGTCGCCCTCGGCAAGAAGATTCTGGCCGAATCAGGGCTTGATATTGTCACCGCCGACGGCATGGCTGATGCCGCGCAAAAGATCGTCACAGCGGTCAAGGGCTAA
- a CDS encoding PP0621 family protein, with the protein MIKLLLLVLLFFVGYSFIQTLFPSRSKGPKSSDNAKPEGEQMVLDPQCGTYIPLSESVKANIQGQQHYFCSRKCRSQFKKKH; encoded by the coding sequence ATGATCAAACTTCTCTTACTCGTCCTGCTCTTTTTTGTCGGCTACAGTTTTATCCAGACCCTCTTCCCGTCACGCTCCAAGGGACCGAAAAGTAGTGACAATGCAAAGCCGGAGGGGGAACAGATGGTGCTCGATCCGCAATGCGGGACCTATATCCCTCTCAGCGAATCCGTTAAAGCCAATATCCAGGGGCAGCAGCACTACTTCTGCTCGCGCAAGTGCCGCAGCCAGTTCAAAAAGAAGCATTAA
- the sucD gene encoding succinate--CoA ligase subunit alpha has protein sequence MSILIDKNSKIITQGITGATGLYHAQGCRDYCDTQMVGGVTPGKGGTKIDGFPIFNTVTEAVEQTGANVSIIYVPPIASADAIMEAVDAGVELVICITEGVPVLDMVKVKKYMEGKKTRLIGPNCPGIITPGQSKIGIMPGYIHKPGPVGVVSRSGTLTYEAVWQLTSRNIGQTTCIGIGGDPVNGTSHLDALKMFEADPETKAVIMIGEIGGDAEEKAAEYVRDHMTKPVAAFIAGATAPAGKRMGHAGAIISGGKGDAASKKIFLRECGISVADSPAEMAEALLKIWQP, from the coding sequence ATGAGTATTCTGATCGATAAAAACAGCAAAATTATTACCCAGGGGATCACCGGGGCAACCGGCCTCTACCATGCTCAGGGCTGCCGTGATTACTGCGACACCCAGATGGTCGGCGGCGTCACCCCCGGCAAAGGCGGGACCAAAATTGACGGCTTCCCGATCTTTAACACCGTAACTGAGGCCGTGGAGCAAACGGGCGCCAACGTTTCGATCATCTACGTCCCGCCGATCGCCAGCGCCGATGCGATTATGGAAGCGGTCGATGCCGGCGTGGAGCTGGTCATCTGCATCACCGAGGGCGTACCGGTCCTCGACATGGTCAAGGTCAAAAAATACATGGAGGGCAAGAAAACCCGCCTGATCGGCCCCAACTGCCCCGGTATCATCACCCCCGGCCAGTCCAAGATCGGCATCATGCCTGGCTATATTCACAAGCCCGGCCCGGTCGGAGTCGTCTCACGTTCCGGTACCCTGACCTACGAAGCGGTCTGGCAGCTCACCAGCCGTAACATCGGCCAGACCACCTGCATCGGTATCGGAGGTGACCCGGTCAACGGCACCAGCCATCTCGATGCGCTCAAGATGTTTGAAGCCGACCCCGAAACCAAAGCGGTCATCATGATCGGAGAAATCGGCGGCGACGCCGAAGAGAAGGCCGCTGAATACGTTCGCGACCATATGACCAAACCGGTCGCCGCTTTTATCGCCGGCGCGACCGCGCCAGCCGGAAAACGCATGGGCCACGCCGGAGCGATCATTTCCGGGGGCAAAGGGGACGCCGCAAGCAAGAAAATTTTCTTGCGCGAATGCGGTATCTCGGTCGCCGATTCCCCGGCCGAGATGGCCGAAGCTCTACTGAAAATCTGGCAGCCCTGA
- a CDS encoding YbaB/EbfC family nucleoid-associated protein — protein sequence MAKGLGNIMKQAQQMQQRMARVQQELEARQVEASAGGGMVTAVVTGKMQLVSLKIEKDVVDPEDVDMLQDLVSAAVNEALKKSQEMMQEEMGKVTGGMNLPGLF from the coding sequence ATGGCTAAAGGTCTTGGTAATATCATGAAGCAGGCCCAGCAGATGCAACAACGTATGGCCCGCGTTCAGCAGGAGCTTGAAGCGCGTCAGGTAGAAGCTTCTGCCGGTGGCGGTATGGTGACCGCTGTTGTTACCGGCAAGATGCAGCTTGTGAGCCTGAAGATTGAAAAGGACGTGGTTGATCCTGAAGATGTTGACATGCTGCAGGATCTGGTCTCGGCTGCGGTTAACGAAGCCTTGAAGAAGAGCCAGGAGATGATGCAAGAGGAGATGGGTAAGGTGACCGGTGGTATGAACCTTCCCGGTTTGTTCTGA
- the nifJ gene encoding pyruvate:ferredoxin (flavodoxin) oxidoreductase — protein MSRKMVCIDGCSAAAHVAHATNEVIAIYPITPSSGMGEISDAKSAAGQKNIWGTIPKVVEMQSEGGAAGAVHGSLQAGALTTTFTASQGLLLMIPNMYKIAGELTPTVFHVSARAIATQALSIFGDHSDVMACRQTGWAMLCSNNVQEVMDFALIAQAATLESRIPFLHYFDGFRTSHEIQKVEELTKKDMKAMIDDDLVSAHRERALSPDHPVLRGTAQNPDVYFHGREIANAYYEKVPGIVQAQMDKFAKLVGRQYNLVDYVGHPKAERVVVMQGSGCEAMEELIMHLVAQGEKVGLVKLRLFLPFPIEQFCKTVPASVKKITVLDRTKEPGSIGEPLYQSVRTAVGEGMVDGFTSFEGYPSIVGGRYGLGSFEFNAGMCKAVFDNMLQDKPMNHFIIGFDDDISGKSLKFDAAYKVPFTGYAAMFYGLGSDGTVGANKNSIKIIGDSTDNQVQAYFVYDSKKAGSLTTSHLRFGKDVIRNTYLVSEDEADFVACHNFSFLEKYDMLKNAKKGATFLLNSAFGKNEIWAQLPKFVQQQLIDKQMKFYVIDGIALGEKLGLGARINVIMQTAFFKISNIISLDLAISEIKKAILKSYSKAGEKVVNMNNQAVDVALENVVEVAIPAVADSAVEMQIGKWDGCSEMVKKTIGPIIDGLGDKLPLSAMSADGTFPTATACVEKRNIAVTAPVWKDELCIQCGICSFVCPHASIRMKIYDEAELKGAPADFKSVAAKGKDMEGKKFTLQVAVEDCTGCGACVYNCPVNSKTEEGVKAINMAPQPPLRVKEAANFDFFLGLPDTDPALFNRATVKGSQLLPPMFEFSGACAGCGETPFVKLCSQLFGDRMIVANATGCSSIYGGNLPTTPWAKRKDGRGPAWSNSLFEDNAEFGLGMRLAVDKTSEFARELLISNIDCGCRACEGTAGLKQEILDSLQNTQEEIEVQRGRVAKLKKILSACTHETAKPLLVNVDYLVNKSVWIHGGDGWAYDIGYGGLDHVLASGENVNVLVLDTEVYSNTGGQASKSTPMSAVALFAAGGKKMPKKDLSMIAMSYGNIYVARVNLSNPAQAVKAMIEADAYDGPSLIIAYTHCIAHGINMTKAVDNCKEAVACGHWPLFRYDPRLAAQGKNPLQMDSKDPSISFAEYASHQNRFRVLKKANPEQAEELMAASAKDVATRYDLYKKLAELQADCGK, from the coding sequence ATGTCTCGAAAGATGGTTTGTATTGATGGTTGTTCCGCTGCCGCGCATGTTGCTCATGCGACCAATGAAGTTATTGCGATCTACCCGATCACTCCCTCATCCGGCATGGGTGAAATCTCCGACGCCAAGAGCGCGGCCGGGCAGAAGAACATCTGGGGAACGATCCCCAAGGTCGTTGAGATGCAATCTGAGGGCGGCGCCGCCGGGGCTGTCCACGGTTCTCTGCAGGCTGGTGCTCTGACCACAACCTTTACCGCTTCGCAGGGTCTGTTGCTGATGATCCCGAACATGTACAAGATCGCCGGCGAGCTGACCCCGACCGTTTTCCATGTTTCAGCGCGCGCCATCGCGACCCAGGCCCTGTCGATCTTCGGCGATCATTCCGACGTCATGGCCTGTCGTCAGACCGGTTGGGCGATGCTCTGCTCCAACAACGTTCAGGAGGTCATGGATTTCGCCTTGATTGCTCAGGCGGCAACCCTTGAGTCCCGCATCCCCTTCCTGCACTACTTTGACGGTTTCCGGACCTCCCATGAGATCCAGAAGGTCGAAGAGCTGACCAAGAAGGACATGAAGGCGATGATCGACGATGATCTGGTTTCCGCTCATCGTGAACGCGCCCTCTCACCGGATCACCCGGTTCTGCGCGGTACGGCTCAGAATCCGGATGTCTATTTCCACGGGCGTGAGATCGCCAACGCCTATTACGAAAAAGTGCCTGGGATTGTTCAGGCGCAGATGGACAAGTTTGCCAAGCTGGTCGGGCGTCAGTACAATCTGGTCGACTATGTGGGTCATCCGAAGGCTGAGCGTGTCGTGGTGATGCAAGGTTCCGGTTGCGAAGCGATGGAAGAGCTGATCATGCATCTGGTCGCTCAGGGAGAGAAGGTCGGTCTGGTCAAGCTGCGTCTGTTCCTGCCCTTCCCCATCGAGCAGTTCTGCAAGACGGTACCCGCCAGCGTCAAGAAGATTACGGTTCTCGACCGCACCAAGGAGCCGGGCTCCATCGGTGAGCCGCTTTATCAGTCGGTTCGCACTGCCGTTGGTGAGGGGATGGTCGATGGCTTCACCAGCTTCGAAGGCTATCCTTCGATCGTTGGCGGGCGTTACGGCCTCGGTTCTTTTGAATTTAATGCCGGGATGTGTAAGGCCGTTTTCGACAACATGCTGCAGGATAAGCCGATGAACCATTTCATCATCGGCTTCGATGATGATATCAGCGGCAAGAGCCTGAAGTTCGACGCTGCCTACAAGGTCCCCTTTACGGGCTACGCGGCCATGTTCTACGGCCTCGGTTCTGACGGCACCGTCGGAGCCAATAAAAACTCGATCAAGATCATCGGTGACAGTACCGATAATCAGGTCCAGGCCTATTTTGTTTATGACTCCAAGAAGGCCGGCAGCTTGACCACCTCCCACCTGCGCTTCGGCAAGGATGTGATCCGCAATACCTACCTGGTCTCTGAAGATGAGGCCGACTTTGTTGCCTGTCATAACTTCTCCTTTCTTGAGAAGTACGACATGCTCAAAAACGCCAAAAAAGGTGCGACCTTCCTGCTTAACTCCGCATTCGGCAAGAATGAGATCTGGGCTCAACTGCCGAAGTTTGTTCAGCAGCAGCTCATTGACAAGCAGATGAAGTTTTACGTCATTGATGGCATTGCTCTGGGTGAAAAGTTGGGTCTGGGTGCGCGGATCAACGTCATTATGCAGACCGCCTTCTTCAAGATCTCAAATATCATTTCCCTCGATCTGGCGATCAGCGAGATCAAAAAAGCGATCCTCAAGTCTTACAGCAAAGCGGGCGAAAAAGTCGTCAACATGAACAACCAGGCCGTTGACGTTGCGCTCGAAAATGTTGTTGAAGTTGCAATCCCGGCGGTTGCCGACAGCGCAGTTGAGATGCAGATCGGCAAGTGGGATGGCTGCTCCGAGATGGTCAAGAAGACCATCGGTCCGATCATCGACGGTCTCGGTGACAAGCTTCCCCTTTCGGCGATGTCAGCCGACGGAACCTTCCCGACCGCAACGGCATGTGTCGAGAAGCGCAATATTGCCGTTACCGCGCCGGTCTGGAAAGATGAGCTCTGTATCCAATGCGGAATCTGCTCATTCGTCTGCCCGCATGCTTCGATTCGGATGAAGATTTATGACGAGGCCGAGCTGAAGGGTGCACCAGCGGACTTTAAGTCGGTGGCGGCCAAGGGTAAGGACATGGAAGGGAAGAAGTTTACCTTGCAGGTTGCAGTTGAAGACTGCACCGGTTGTGGCGCCTGTGTGTACAACTGTCCGGTTAACAGCAAAACCGAAGAGGGCGTCAAGGCGATCAACATGGCGCCTCAGCCGCCCCTGCGCGTCAAGGAAGCCGCTAACTTTGACTTCTTCCTCGGCCTGCCTGATACCGACCCGGCACTGTTCAATCGCGCGACTGTCAAAGGCAGCCAGCTGCTGCCGCCGATGTTTGAATTCTCCGGCGCATGTGCCGGTTGTGGCGAGACCCCGTTTGTTAAACTCTGTTCGCAGCTGTTCGGCGACCGCATGATCGTGGCCAACGCTACCGGGTGTTCTTCGATTTATGGTGGCAACCTGCCGACCACTCCCTGGGCCAAGCGCAAGGATGGCCGTGGACCTGCATGGAGCAACTCGTTGTTTGAAGATAACGCCGAGTTTGGTCTGGGGATGCGTCTGGCGGTCGACAAGACCTCTGAATTTGCTCGTGAACTGCTGATCAGCAATATCGACTGTGGCTGCAGGGCCTGTGAAGGAACTGCCGGTTTGAAGCAGGAGATTCTTGACAGTCTGCAGAATACTCAGGAAGAGATCGAAGTTCAGCGCGGCCGCGTCGCCAAGCTGAAGAAGATTCTTTCCGCCTGTACCCATGAAACCGCCAAGCCCTTGCTGGTTAATGTCGACTATCTGGTCAACAAGTCGGTCTGGATCCACGGTGGTGACGGCTGGGCCTATGATATCGGTTACGGCGGTCTCGATCACGTCCTCGCTTCGGGTGAAAACGTCAACGTGCTGGTTCTCGATACCGAGGTCTATTCCAACACCGGCGGTCAGGCTTCCAAGTCGACCCCGATGAGCGCCGTGGCGCTCTTCGCGGCTGGCGGCAAGAAGATGCCGAAGAAGGACCTGTCGATGATTGCCATGTCCTATGGCAACATCTATGTCGCACGGGTCAATCTGTCTAACCCGGCACAGGCGGTTAAGGCTATGATCGAGGCGGATGCCTATGATGGGCCCTCCCTGATTATCGCCTACACTCACTGTATCGCTCACGGCATCAACATGACCAAGGCGGTCGATAACTGTAAGGAAGCGGTGGCATGTGGTCACTGGCCACTGTTCCGTTACGACCCGCGTCTTGCTGCGCAAGGGAAGAATCCGTTGCAGATGGACAGCAAGGATCCGAGCATCAGTTTCGCCGAGTATGCCAGCCATCAGAACCGCTTCCGGGTGCTGAAGAAGGCGAACCCCGAGCAGGCTGAAGAGTTGATGGCTGCGTCGGCCAAAGATGTGGCAACCCGCTACGATCTGTATAAGAAATTGGCTGAACTGCAGGCTGATTGCGGTAAATAA
- a CDS encoding AEC family transporter, with product MTEFFSVFFNVILPVFGIVALGALLGGRLELQARTLTRAAYYVFVPAFIFQAISSATVPLGSAMKMILFIVLTHVLAALVAGGIGRVLGKSKEMIAAFVMIAAFGNVGNYGLAVIRFRLGDAALAPATIYFVAISITAFVICVGAAGWAHGGSKGAIWGVVKTPALWATIPALLVLSCGLTPPLVISRMIGLLADAMIPVMLFALGLQLLEQRRVSLSRDVLLATGMRLLLVPALAFGVAIPFTLGPIENAAGILQAGMPAAILVAIISKENNIVPNFVTSVVVVSTLASLVTLTLLMVML from the coding sequence ATGACGGAATTCTTTTCAGTCTTTTTCAATGTGATTCTGCCCGTGTTCGGTATAGTCGCCCTCGGAGCCCTTCTGGGCGGTCGGCTGGAACTGCAGGCGCGCACTCTTACCCGTGCGGCCTATTATGTGTTCGTGCCGGCATTTATCTTTCAGGCCATCAGCAGCGCGACCGTCCCGTTGGGCAGCGCGATGAAGATGATTTTATTTATCGTGCTCACCCATGTGCTGGCGGCCCTGGTTGCCGGCGGCATAGGTCGGGTGCTGGGGAAATCGAAGGAGATGATCGCCGCGTTTGTGATGATCGCGGCTTTCGGTAATGTCGGCAATTACGGGTTGGCGGTGATCCGGTTTCGACTCGGGGATGCCGCCCTGGCGCCGGCGACGATCTATTTTGTGGCCATAAGCATTACCGCCTTTGTGATCTGTGTCGGTGCCGCAGGTTGGGCACATGGGGGCAGCAAGGGCGCGATCTGGGGGGTCGTCAAGACGCCGGCGCTTTGGGCGACGATCCCGGCGCTGCTGGTTTTATCCTGTGGCTTGACGCCCCCGTTGGTGATCAGTCGCATGATCGGCCTGCTGGCCGATGCCATGATTCCGGTGATGCTTTTTGCCCTGGGGTTGCAACTGCTCGAGCAGCGGCGGGTGTCTCTTTCTCGAGATGTTCTCCTGGCCACAGGCATGCGCCTTTTGCTGGTGCCGGCCCTTGCTTTTGGTGTTGCCATCCCTTTCACACTGGGTCCGATCGAAAACGCGGCGGGAATTCTCCAAGCCGGAATGCCAGCGGCGATTCTGGTGGCGATTATCTCGAAGGAGAATAATATTGTCCCCAATTTTGTGACCTCGGTTGTCGTGGTCTCGACCCTGGCGAGTCTGGTGACGCTGACCCTGCTGATGGTCATGCTTTAG
- the dnaX gene encoding DNA polymerase III subunit gamma/tau has protein sequence MSYMVLARKWRPQQFDDLIGQEHVSQTLKNAITADRVHHAFLFTGARGVGKTSAARIFAKALNCAEGPTLTPCGVCPSCVEITASRGIDVFEIDGASNTGVDDIRELRENIRYLPSTSRYKIFIIDEVHMLSINAFNALLKTLEEPPDHAKFIFATTEPHKIPVTILSRCQRFDFRKIALGKVAARLKTIAAAEGIKVSDAGLTMIARAGGGSMRDSQSTFDQVIAYCGEQVDDVQLQGLLGMVDQRLLINLLEAIFEGDAGRGLGILQQVDEQGHSFRQFCQQLIELVRALLFISVVEDPSEMLEVSESELQELRKLAVSADLNRLQRTLTLLMQTETQLAHANYPRLCVEMAVVKLASLPNGADVAHLIHKLDLLEKRLPVGGVVPSRPARTETSSNIPPPPPQPFRSSPPAEEPESPAESRVQEPVPVPATAPAAPRQQDWAGLVEFVNQKRRALGSVLEHAHPLTSELPLLKFGYPEGSFNLQLLGDSETRSALEALAAEFFGRPVRLEVVKMDGEQQPATPTFAQQQKEEQVSRQQQLRDNANEHPMVKAAKNIFDGEVEDVRPIDKGFI, from the coding sequence ATGTCGTACATGGTACTGGCGCGCAAATGGCGCCCCCAGCAGTTTGATGATCTGATCGGTCAGGAGCACGTCAGCCAGACGCTGAAGAATGCGATCACGGCCGACCGGGTGCATCACGCCTTTCTGTTTACCGGGGCCCGTGGTGTCGGTAAGACCTCGGCGGCGCGGATCTTTGCCAAGGCGCTGAACTGCGCTGAAGGTCCGACCCTGACCCCCTGCGGGGTTTGTCCCTCCTGTGTTGAAATTACCGCCAGCCGTGGCATCGATGTCTTTGAAATCGACGGCGCCTCGAATACCGGCGTCGATGATATCCGCGAACTGCGTGAAAATATCCGCTACCTGCCGTCTACTTCCCGCTATAAAATCTTTATTATCGATGAAGTCCATATGCTCTCAATCAATGCCTTCAATGCGCTGTTGAAGACACTTGAAGAGCCTCCTGATCACGCAAAGTTCATCTTCGCTACGACCGAACCCCATAAAATTCCGGTTACGATTCTGTCGCGCTGCCAACGTTTCGATTTCCGCAAGATAGCCCTCGGCAAGGTCGCGGCGCGGTTGAAGACGATTGCCGCCGCAGAGGGGATAAAGGTCAGCGATGCCGGGCTGACGATGATTGCCCGCGCTGGTGGCGGCAGCATGCGTGACTCCCAGTCGACCTTTGATCAGGTGATCGCTTACTGCGGAGAACAGGTTGATGATGTTCAACTTCAGGGGCTGCTCGGGATGGTTGACCAGCGCCTGTTGATCAATCTGCTGGAGGCAATTTTTGAGGGTGATGCTGGACGGGGATTGGGGATTCTGCAACAGGTCGACGAACAGGGTCATTCTTTCCGGCAGTTCTGCCAGCAGCTGATTGAGCTGGTGCGCGCCTTACTCTTTATCAGCGTCGTCGAGGATCCGAGCGAGATGCTGGAGGTCAGCGAATCTGAGCTGCAGGAGTTGAGAAAATTGGCCGTTTCGGCAGATCTTAATCGCCTGCAGCGGACGCTGACCCTGTTGATGCAAACCGAAACTCAGCTCGCGCATGCGAATTATCCGCGGTTGTGTGTCGAGATGGCGGTGGTCAAGTTGGCCAGCCTGCCGAACGGCGCCGATGTCGCGCATCTGATTCATAAGCTGGATCTGCTCGAGAAGCGCCTGCCAGTTGGCGGAGTGGTTCCGTCACGACCTGCGCGGACTGAAACTTCTTCCAACATTCCGCCGCCTCCACCGCAGCCGTTCAGGTCTTCTCCACCAGCGGAGGAACCGGAATCTCCAGCGGAATCCAGAGTTCAAGAACCTGTCCCTGTACCCGCAACTGCCCCGGCCGCTCCACGACAGCAGGATTGGGCAGGCCTGGTTGAGTTTGTCAATCAGAAGCGTCGCGCCCTCGGTTCGGTGCTTGAGCACGCTCACCCGTTGACCAGTGAGTTGCCGCTGCTCAAGTTCGGGTATCCGGAGGGTTCGTTCAATCTGCAGCTGTTGGGAGACAGCGAGACTCGCAGTGCGCTTGAAGCCCTCGCGGCAGAGTTTTTTGGCCGCCCGGTGCGCCTGGAGGTGGTCAAGATGGACGGGGAGCAACAGCCCGCAACCCCGACTTTTGCCCAGCAGCAGAAGGAAGAGCAAGTCAGTCGTCAGCAGCAGTTGCGCGATAACGCGAATGAACACCCGATGGTCAAGGCAGCCAAAAATATTTTCGATGGCGAGGTCGAAGATGTTCGGCCGATTGATAAAGGTTTTATCTGA